The DNA region GGAACAGTGTAATACCAATGAGACGGAAGAGATTTATGAAGATGAGTTCGAAGAGAAGTATGAGGAAGATGAGCTTCAAGTTGACGAGTTATTAATGATGCCATCTCAACTGAAAGATGGCCAACATGAGGTACAAGACCCGTTAGAAGAGATCAACTTAGGGGAGCTTGATGATTCTAAGCTGGTATATGTGAGCACATTGCTGGAAGAAGcgattaagcaatattttatcAGTTTGTTGAGGGAGTGAATAAATAGAGCAGATGAACTTTATCCAGGGGTTGTTGGCCTCTGGGGACACTTTGGTGTTGGCTTGAATAATGAAAATCCGAGTCCATAATATCCTTCGAGCAACTCGaaaggaagctacatgggatgGGATTTTAGGCCACCGAGACATGGGTGGAAAAAGTTCAAAAGGGCATGGAAGTTTGGTTTTGATATGGGAGTTGGCCTTATGGCCATTTTAACATATGTTTCATTCTGTTATCCTTGCTTGAGTACTGAGAAATATGGTAGCGAAAGTGGGCTCCACAACCATTTTTGTGAGTTAATTTATGGTTTGAATAGTAGCATGTCAAGAGATGGGTTTTTCACTTCTTGAAAAGAGATTTTGAACGTGGGGAGTTGACCAGGTGGTCAGTTGTGCATACTTTTTGATTGATATTCTTGTTGAATGTTATGAGAAATCATGGATAAAGTAGGCTACAAAGCCACTTTTACAAATTTGTATCGATTAAAGGAATGATAAGGTGTGGGGAGTTGGGCAAGCCGGTTATATTACAAGCAATGTGAGAAGGAAGTTGATTGGATTAACTTAGAATAAACTCCCCAACAACATCCAACATCACATTCAACCCTTCTCCAATCCCCAACAACATCCAACACCACATTCAACGCATCCCCAATCCCCAACAACATCCAACAATCAGAAGGACAAATCAACAGTCAACAGATAGAGAGCGGAGCCACCGCATGCAAGAAAAATAAGTAGACGTGTATGCGGAAAATGGGTCCAACTGAAGTGCAATGAATGCAAATGGCTGCTTGGGTAGGGCGAATGTAACCCAAGTGATGTACAACACACAAAGAAAATATTAGAGTTACCTCTTGGCGGCCAATTCATGGTCATATGCACATTCATTGAACAAGAGAGCCAGTGATCTAGCAGGGAGTTATGCCAACACATGGCTTGAATCAGTTGTTTGTCGGTGGGGTACACAAAACCACCAAACTCCCCACACGAAATCGATAATAACAAAGAAACAAAGGGCAGTGGTGAACCGGGGAACCACGACAGTTGGGGAGTCGGTCTAGGCGAAGAATGACAACGACAAATTTTAATGTATTCTGGTTTAGGCAAAGTCACAAACACCATGAAGGCACAATGGTGATCAAAATAACATGGGTTGGCACGACCGACGTAGTGGAAGAAACAAGGGACGAAGGTGGAGTTAAGATGGTGACTTTGCGCAGAAGATGCACTAGCGGAGTTCGAACCAGGGAGGAGCGATGAAGAAGAGCTTGTAGCCGTGAATATTAAGAATACTACTTGTTAAGGGTAATATTGCAATTTAAATCCAATGACTTGATTGAtataagataaataaataatgattttaTTGATATAAGATAAATAATTAGTAAATAGATAAATAATATGACAAAATAAACATGAAATACGATAGATAAAATGTTcaattgataaataatatgtCACTTGAAACGGTGCTTAGGGATGAAGCTGCACAATCTTACTCTAATATAATCAGTTTAAGCTGTGATTACTAATCAATCGGCCACTTATGCCGCACATCTTGATAAGATGTCAATAATGTGATAGATATATAATtcacatattaattaaaattatatgttGGACCCTGTAAGTGTACGAGTAACTTGTCACTCACTCATGATATGATTTATATCTGATATTTGAGCATTTTGAATCGAACTCAATCTGATACACGTGTTATgataattgatatatttttatggaagacaaaatatacataaaaattcatgtaagaaTGTCTCAAGGGTCAATCTCGTGAGACGGATCTCCGAATGATCCATggaaattattactttttatgtccaaaataaatttttttttactgctaaaatatcattttttgctAGTTTTGTTATAAGAAATATTATGTAATATATGCTGATTTGAGATAAACattttactttttatgtcaaaaatttaAACCAAGTCAATCCATCTCACGAAtccaaaatatattatatttatgtacAAGAGTATATGGTTACTATCTACATGTAAGGCTTACACATGACAACTTAAAAACTCATATCTCTCATTCTTGTCATAAGATTCCTCCTTCTAATTGAAGCACCACAATACACTTAGCTTGTTTAAAGTGTGTATTAAAGATGGATCAATTTAATAGTAATCTACCATATATAAAGAAAATTTATGGTCAATAAAGTATTATTCTATACTATAAACAagtacataaaaaaaaaaactcgacTTGATTCGATTTTATTGAACTATATATTCCGACGGACGTTATAAGGTTTAAAGATCTATGTTTTGAAAAATTCAAGCATGAAATTGTTCCAAAAATCCAAGAAGGTACTTCCCATTGTTTTAGACAAAGCTAGGTATCATGGCTCCACTTAAATATAGTGGTGGATTAATTCCAGTTGTCTTCTTCTTTCTGCCACAATGAAAGGGATAGCCAGAAGAATGAGTCGTTACTAgacccattaattaattaattaatttatgcatttttatataataaaaagcAAGTCTGTCATCGTAAGCACAAGCAATGAAACATCCATGTCgtaaataaattatgaatttaaacATTAGAAAGACTAGGATCAATGGAATTAGGTATCGCCGTGACAAAATACCTCATGATTATAACAAATTAAAATAgtttgaatataaaaatatacaCAAATATTACCTCAAATTATCATAGAAAACTATTTGAATTTATACATTAAGAGAATGTTTGgatgttattaaattttaagcTGTTTAAGAGCTTATAAGCTGTTGAGTGCAATAATTATCCatacttggtagagcgatcgaactatggtgcttgagctgctgtgtggtttaaaagatttgagttgcaccattaccacactacaacaaaaatggctttcCGCAGCGCGCATTGCACGCTGCAAAGTTGCAAGCGGTTAAAAGCTGAAGATTATCCGCGGCGTgcatgtgcacgctgttaatattattatcaaCGGCGTGCATATGTATGCTGTTAATACAcctttccgcagcgtgcaatgtatgccgtgaaaattgtaaaaaaaaatattaacgacggtttttgacaaaaccgtcgcaaatcgGCGACTGAAAAAAACTtcaaaactgtcgctaatttagcgacagttccaaaaccgtcgctaaattgcttaaaaataaaaaaaaattttacttttataatttaaatttttttataaaaactaaCAATACaactataataataatactcattctcttaattaacaattaaaaaattaaccatAGAAACAAAAACACAtatctaaatcgaaactaaaatcgtacaAGTAgacaaaaattttaagtgttgtgaagtaaTATGAAACGGAAATGGGATATAAATAGAGAATTTGCCATTTTTTGCGACGATTTttttaaaccgtcgccgatttacgtctattagcgacggttaaagtCAACTGTCGCCAATttaaaatcggcgacggtttgatttcaaccgtcgctatattagcgacggtattacttaaaccgtcgctaatttaaaaattcgaactcattttccgcagcgtgctaatAATATGCATGACTGAATAATACTATTGACGGCGTGCGATTAATGTATGCCGTTAATGTCtgaacacaaatttttttttttaaaaaaatgatttacttttaacagcacacataaacATGCTGCGGATactactatccgcagcgtgcttttaatgcacgccgtcaatagtaatatccgcagcgtgctttcaatgcacgccgttaatagtatcaagtgcaacactattaacagcgcacatataGTTGCACGCCGTGAAAAGTAGTATTCGCAGTGTGCTTTTAATACACGCTGTTGATGACGTgctgcggaaaatcatttttgttgtagtgccactagctatagcttttgataaagcggtaagcactcggtcctacaattgatatcagagccaagatcatgagttcgattctcattgattgcaaggagtgcaattattgagagggagattgttgggtgcaagaattgtccctgcttggcagagcgatcgaaccatggtgcttgagctgctgtgcgatttaaaagatttgagttgcaccattactactagctatagcttttggtaaagcggtaagcaatCGGTCCTACATAAGCTTAGATAATGTATTCAGTATATATGTAAAAAGCTTGTATGatttcaaaacaaatttcaaagtttatacattatttttttaaaaaaaaccacaATTCTAacttattttttaatatgtttttatttttaaagattaaatatcctaaaaattttataatatctCAAATAagttacaataaaaaaaacttaataaGAGCTAATTATATGCTACTCGTACGTGATAATACTTAAAATACACAGATTCCTCATAGCCAAAAATTTAGTGTTCCCACAGTAGCATAGGTTCTTGACTTCCAAGGCTGCTTGTTTTGTCCTTCGACCGCAGAAttccttttattttattatatttttcaatttttttggcATTGGAATACACGAAATTTTCGTCACTTTCTTGCTTGGTTCCCCTTCTCAAAATTCCAATCCATTTCGTTAGCTGACTCCGTCTGATATTCTTGAAGATCAGTTGGATGCTTCTCTGGAAATGAAAATCTTCTCGAAATGTCTCTTTTGCTTCTCTGAAAGACAACCCCAGATAAGGTCTGCGTGCTccttttattttcaattctatatcattattttttctTACTTCCTATGTCTGATTTGCTTAcgattattttttcatttagtTCAAGCAATAACAGAGACTATCCGTGGGAGATTTACACCCTGAAAGAGCTCATCCATGCAACAAACCACTTTCACAACGATAATAAGATCGGTGAAGGTGGGTTCGGAAGTGTTTACTGGGGTCGAACAAGTAAAGGAGTCGAGGTACTCATAAATTTCTTGAATCAAATCCATTCAGTAAccaataaaaaaaacttaacaGAGCAAAATTTTCCTTGACCGGGATTCAAATATTTGGATTGCAGATAGCAGTGAAAAGGCTAAAATCCATGACTGCGAAAGCCGAGATGGAATTCGCAGTTGAAGTGGAGATTCTTGGTCGGGTTAGGCACAAGAATTTGCTGGCGTTACGAGGATTTTATGCTGGTGGAGATGAAAGGTTAATTGTCTACGATTACATGAGTAATCATAGCTTAATCACGCATTTACATGGACAGCTTGCGGCGGAATGTTTACTGGATTGGCCGAGAAGAATGAGGATTGCAATCGGATCAGCAGAAGGATTGGCGTAAGTATTTTGCTTGTTGCATTTGGTGGAAATTAGTTAATTCAGTTGTTTACCATTAACTTGGGGATTATTgattcttttatatatatatataatatatatatatatatagaaatcaaactaaatgttttttaaaaaattattgcatatatatatatatatagatttgtgAATATAACAAAACAATGGGATTTGTCTCCAATAAGTTCTAAAAGTACAGTttaactttatttatttttcctgaATTTTCTTCTCTTTAAACCTTTTGAAGTTACTTGCACCATGAAGCAAGCCCTCACATAATACACAGAGACATCAAGGCCAGCAACATCCTCTTGGATACAGAATTCCAGGCCAAAGTAGCCGATTTCGGGTTCGCAAAACTTGTACCTGAAGGAGTCACACATTTAACGACAAGAGTGAAAGGAACCCTAGGTTATCTAGCCCCTGAATACGCCATGTGGGGCAAAGTTTCGGAAAGTTGCGATGTTTACAGTTTTGGGATTCTTCTTCTCGAGTTAATCAGTGCTCAAAAGCCACTGCAAAAGCTTGCTGGAGGCGTTAAACGAGAAATCCGGCAATGGGTCGCTCCATATGTCCGTAAAGGTGATTTTGACCACATTGCAGACCCAAGATTGAGAGGCAAATATGATCAGGAGCAGCTGAAAAGAGTCACTATGGTCGCAATGAGATGTACTGAAAAAGACCCGGAGAGTAGGCCGAGCATGTTGGAGGTGGTGAGATGGTTAAAGGGTAGGGTTGGGAGTAGGAATAAGGAGATTCGTATTGCGAAAGACGATTCGACTGATCACAAGTACGATGAAGAGGCCGAGGAGGAAGAAGAAGACGATGAAACAGATTTTGAGGTTTTAGGGAAGGAAAAATTCAGGACATGAAATTAGGATTTGAAATTGTTCTGCTTTGTTTTATTGGAAttcatgtttattgttttattatatatatatatatatatatattgtcaaatattataatataatcttTTTATTGCtattttttaatcaataataaaatactaccatgttattttaaaatattcaaattgaataataattataatcaaattataattctgtatattctgtttaaaatcattttaaaaaacaaaatttggTATTAGTGGCATTTTGGCTAAATTATCACAGGAAACTATTTGAATTTAGCTTAATTCTTGATCTTCCAAATCCAAAATTAAAATCCATTGTCTTTCTCCTTaagtaaaaaaattattctttTAAACGATAATTTTTTGCAACCAATAGATAAAAATAAGGGATATATTCTATGCAgagatttgatgatttttttaaataacatacTTCTATGTATTGTATAGATTTCTCCTTACTTTTACAGAATCTCAcatatttctgaaaattttcacagaattttatagatttattttaaatgacttTTATTgacatttatattatttttcatagaatcttatgaattttgtaatttatgattgtcatttttttaatttttttgaactaACAGTTGAACGacatgaataatttttattatttcaaatatttttatccctcaatttaatatatttttatttgtttatttaatttacgaaagAAAATAAATAACTCAGTACTAAATTTATTCTAATTAAACTTCAATTATTCAAGTTAATTAaacatattaatttaattaattaatatttaaaaaaatacataacgataattttcaatattaataaataataaatcttaaaataatttcattcatttcaaataattttttgtataaaaaatatatcaatcttGTTTTTGACAAAATAAACAAGAGAATTATTTGtacctaaaaaataaataataaatatgttaaaatatttgcaattagtttaactttataaaaatttttaataaatataattttaaatcttACGTGATTTTGTGATTGGaactcaaaaaataaaatgaacgatcttaatattttatattttaaactattgctaacataaaaaataagtttttaaaaggttaaaataaaatgaaaaatatatcgaggataaaataatgaaaatcaaTATTTGTATTGATattgtttataatataaatGAAAGTGGCTATGAAAGTTGAAGAGATTTCTCGATTAAatgtatatttaaatttttaggtTGAATCAAAGATATTTTTTGACAATTTAAAGTGACAGCTTAGGTTTTAATTTTTCTACTTAATAGAATTTCACGGAGTCATTAAAAGTTtattgacattttgaatacATATAAACTTTCGtaaagtttttaaaattcaagtttgaataccacatgatattttaaaactctaCAAAAGTTTACATTAAATTTACATTTAATATCACTAATTTTTTGTAGTGTATataaaagtttaaatttttaaaattttaaactccaTGAAAGTCATCAAAAGTTTAGAACAATATACCCCCTAAGTTTATAGGTTATAATTTAGCTTATaagttataatttatttcttgaaaaatttgcGAACACATAATATTCTAAAGCATGAGAACGAAGTGCTCCCCCTTATGTTAAATGATCTTTACACAGTTAAATACATTAatcataatttgaaaattatatacATCGTAGCCTACAATGTTTAGTCGATAACCAACTCATCCTTTTAACCAATATATATGTAGACCCACAAGATTGAAACATAACAGCCATTGCTTATTTCATTAATGACGTGGTGCAATCCTAACTTTCCAAGTCAGCATATGGAGGTAGGAATAATCTTCAAAATATGAAAGTACCATGGATTCAATTAGAGTTTCCCTGTGCATTCGAGACAGCTATTCCTCAATTTTGAGCAAACTCAATGCATCTTTGAGCTTGCTTACTGGAATGACATTTGTGAGCATGTCAGTGACATTAAATTTAGTGTCTATCTTCTTCATACTTATAAGCTGTCTTCAGATGATTTCCCTCATAAAATCTAGCCTCACATCAATGTACTTCATTCTTTCATGAAACACATCATTTTTTGATAATTGGATGACACTTTGTGAGTTACAGAAAATAGTTGCATATTTATACTCAAATCCCTTAATCCAAAATGATTCTTTGACGGCTTCTGTAAGAGAAATACACTCATCTCCGGTTGTCGACGAGGCTACCACATGTTGTAAGCTTGACTTCCAACTCACTACATTCCCTCCAACAGTAAAAAAGTTACCTTCTTTTGTCAAGATCAGCAGCAAAATCTAAGTCACATTACCCTATAAATTCGCAAGTCGATTTTGCCTCACCAAAGTAGACCACTTTCAGTTTATAGGTGCCTTTAAGATATCTTAGCAAGCCACTTAACAGCCTGCCAATGCTCTCTACTAGGCTTATTCATGAATATGCTAACTAAGCCCAAACCACAGGCAATGTTCGGTCTAGTTGACACCATAGAGTACATCACTCTTCCTACTGCATTCGTATAAGGTACTGATTTCATACGTACAAATTCCAATTCAGCTTCTTCCTCTTTAATGGAGACCAACTTAAAGTGTTGAAAAATTGATGTGCTGACACTTCTAGCATCTTTCATGCAAAAAACATCAACAATTTTatttatgcatattttttaaaataagatccTCAAGTTTCTGTCACTGAAAATTTCCATTCTTAAAATTCGTTTGAATGTGCAAAGATTCTTcatatcaaattaaaaattgagAATCCTTTAAGTTTCTCTATTTCCCTCATTTCATTACACACAATGAGCATATCATCTACACAGATTAATAGATAAATGAAAGAATGATTTGGTAGCTCGAAATAATAAACACAACTATCATATTTGGACCTATGGAATTCCTGTTGCAGCATAAAATCATCGAACCATTGATACAACTACCTTGGGTATTGATTAAGCCCATAAAGAGATTTTTGAAATAGACAGAATTTTTCAGCTTCGTCTTCTTTCGGAAAACCCTCTAGTTGAGTCATTACGATTTTTTCTTCAAGATTGCCTTGTAAGAAGGCGGTTTTGACATCTAATTGCTCCAAGTCCAAGTTTTGGATTGCAATATTCgcatataaaatttaattgagGTGTACTTAacaataagaaaaaaataataatcatagtAGTCTACACCTTCAACTTGGGAAAAGCCTTTAGCCACTAATCTGGTTTTAAATCTGGCCATTCCTACCCTTGGAATTCCTGATTTGCGTTTAAAGACCCATTTGCTACCAATGAATTTTTTACCATTTGCTCTATCAACAAGAATCCATGTTTGATTCTTAACAAGTGACTAAAGTTCTTTTTCCATAGCTTTATTCCATTTAGGCCAATCTTTACTTCTTTTAGCCTCATTGTAGTTAGTTGGTTCTTCAAGTTCTAACACATTAGCCACGACTAAAGCAAAAGCAATAAGATCCGCATTTGCAAATCTTGATGGTTGTCTTATTTGTCTCCTTGCCCGGTCTCTAGAAAGGACATACTTATCAAGATGCTGATCAACTTCATATTCATGttgaaatatttcttaattCAATTCTTCATAATCTTGGGACATATGATGAATAGTTTCAGGTTGGAGGTGGCCTACTCGACTTTATCTTGGTTTCCACTTTAGCCTCAAACCTAtcattaaaattttgaatatccTCCCGAGACTGCACATTCTGCTCATCTTGTTTAGAGCTGGTTGTTTCTGAAATATTCATGTTAGTTTTATTAACCttattttcattaaaatttatatctctactaattaaattttttttataatatagtaaCCATACTTTGTAACCTTTAATACTAGTAGGATATCGAAGAAAAATACCTTTCTTTGCCTTATGATTCAGTTACCTTGAATATTATATATGAACATAAACCATACACCCAAAGATTCTAAGATGACCATATTCAGGTTTTATATTTGACCACTTATGTTCAGGAACCATAAAATATATAGTAAAAGACGAAGATGTATTTATAAGATAACAAACTATTGAGGCAGCTTCTGGCCAGAATCTATTTTTCAGACCACATTCACTTAAGCATACATCTACATTTATCCACGATAGTTTGATTCAGACGTTCAACTAGACCATTTTGTATTGGTGTGCTTGTGCACTTACGATATGTAGCAATTCCATATTTTGCACAAAATTCATAAAACTATTGAATTCAAAATTCTAACCCACTATCTATTCTCAATCGCTTTATTTTCTTCTatgtttgattttcaatcaagGTTTTCCATTCAAAAAATTCCTTAAATGTTTCATCCTtagtttttcataaaatatatcCATAATTTTCTAGAATAATCGTCAATTAAAGAAATAAAGTATTAAGATTTCTAAAGTAAAAGAGGCACCTTAGGTGAACCCCACAAATCATAATGAATGTAGTTAAGTGTTGATTTGGTCCTGCGGATGTCAATGTTAAACTTGAGTTTGTGAGCCTTGTAAAGTACACGATTTTCACAAAACTCAAGAATTTTTATCTTCTTGGGGTCTAATAAGCCTTGTTTAGTTAACTGAAGTCCTTTGAGACTTATATGTCCAAGCCTTTTGTGTCATAGCTCTGTTTGATCCATGTTCGTGTAAGTAGTTACACTAGCATCTCCGGTGATAGCGGTTCCTTGAAAACATGCAACTCTTGTTTAAGAATTCCTTTCATAACTACTAGGGATACTTTAACAACCTTCAGAACACCACTTTCAGCCTTGtaactaaatatttttttattcataatacctAAGAAGATTAAATTTCTATTTAAATCAGGTATAAATCTAAAGTCATATATCACCTTCACATATCCATTTGACATTTTAAACTTTATTGAGCCAAACATGAATTTTACAAAATTTATTGTTTCTCATTAAAACTTGTCCAGGATCAACATATGTGTAGTCAAAGAACCAATCTCTTGGTGGGGACATATGATGAGTGCTGTCACGCCCCGtatccgaagcgtcggtgacatccggcattgtttaacaattacttgaaaacaattaagcctcgtatcgaaatgctaataaccagtctttttcataaataaaatattgtctttatattgacaatagaataaaaatacatcagagttgcggAAGCGGAAACTAaacaaaggaaaataaagtcttgattcTTGAATCTTGCTTATCGACTATCATCCCCAGAAagcttcttgttcctcctcattcaattgttcttcatttttatctgaaatttgtaaggggtgagtgttttgggaaacactcagcaagtgggggttcgatcgatttccaatgataaatatagaacttaatctttaaagcatttctttaacaaactttcaaatcttattacttttaacttatcataacagaaacaaatcaaatatgagacagatatgatcagacgattcagagcagttcagaaacagatcagaacaattcagaacaaaCACAACACTGTTTCTCGTCTCATTtcaatggtcaaattgtcctcaatatgttagtcctctaaggggtgaggctagaacacggttttatacccaccgatggggacCAGACAGaatatggttttatacccaccaatgagggccagacagaaaatggttttatacccaccaatgggggccagacagaattacaattctcgtcctaTTTCAAATCGAGTTGTAACAGTGCAAAACAGAATTCAGATTTAtcagacagaacttatcagaatttcagacggatacagcggaatcaaagaatttcgaagaACAGAAACAACATATCATCGATCGAAGTTTTAAATTATAACAACACTGATATTCGAACATATGGACACACATACAAGTAtgtcatattatttatatacaaaGTTGAAAAATACAAGAAGGTAcataacaaaaacccacttaccaaATTCGAAAGTGTAGTTTTCGAAATTGCCGAGTCCGGACGTACAACTCTCGTTTAATCTCGTCAGATGATGACCGAAACTTTGCAGTACTTTGCCTAGATTTATGAAGCAAATCCATCAGCACTTTGACGTATCTTCTGATCACTCGGACTGCACGAAGCCTTCTCCCTTTTTCTTCTTGCCTTAGACGCCGAAATGGAGAGGAGAAGAGAAGAGATAGACAAATTTTTGTGATGATTTTGAGAGTGGTCTCTTCAACATACAATGGTGTATTTATAGGTGATATTTTGCCCTTTGAACTTCCTCATGGCCAACCCCTTGCATTCCAAGCAAGCATTAATTGTATTCATTCATTCATCCAAGTACATCAAGAGTCACTTTGGTATATCAAGGATAATTTCTTTCATAATAAATTCATCCAAGCATACCAAGAGTCACTTTGGTATATTCAAGGTACATTTCATGCATAATGAATTTGTCCAATCCCTTTGATTGTATTCGCAAATTTCGAGTTCTCACAAGTGCAACCAGAATCCATTATCCATTCTTCCATTGGATCATCAACGGAAATTGTAAGAACTTCTGCATCATTGTACCTTTCCAATATATTTATTGTGTCAACAACAGGGTTTGAATCATATTTTTGATTAGTTTTTATTTGGGGTCTATTTATTCTGAAATGTCTTTCTTTCTTGCAAATCCAGCAGGTTTTCTTTGATCTTGACTTTGATCTGGGCTGGTTTCTGCCCTtgtttacattttttttctttcaaggAACCTTCCTCTCTCATTTAAACCTTCACCAGGAGGTAGAGCCTTAGTCATGTACTATTGTTCAAGTTTATTCCACATGTCACATGCAGATTTTTCTTTCAGAACTTTTCTAAGGATTTGATCACTTAAACTCATAACAATAGTATTTCTAGCTTTCGTCAAGATCTCACCTTTTTAATGGTGCGTGGCATATTTGATTCACCTTTTAGAGCCTGATACTGTCCTAAATTTCCCAGATGAGCAATAATTTTTTCTCTCCACTGTTTGAAATCGTTTCTGCCATAAAAAATTTTCACCTCATATATGGATGTCGACATATTGGAGATCGTCCCTGTCCAAtagactttcatcaaataatcAACTCAAGAATTCTCACAGGCAAAAGATCAAACACCTTCTGAACAAAGCAACAAGATTCTTCAACGATGAAAGAGCCTGGATTTGGTACTAGGTTGTGAAGAAATCCTCCAAAATAATGGACAACTAAGTAGAAATTAACAAGTAATCACAACAAGAACACACATGATTTAAATGGTTCGTATTTTGAACAATCAT from Primulina tabacum isolate GXHZ01 chromosome 14, ASM2559414v2, whole genome shotgun sequence includes:
- the LOC142525009 gene encoding PTI1-like tyrosine-protein kinase At3g15890, with amino-acid sequence MKIFSKCLFCFSERQPQISSSNNRDYPWEIYTLKELIHATNHFHNDNKIGEGGFGSVYWGRTSKGVEIAVKRLKSMTAKAEMEFAVEVEILGRVRHKNLLALRGFYAGGDERLIVYDYMSNHSLITHLHGQLAAECLLDWPRRMRIAIGSAEGLAYLHHEASPHIIHRDIKASNILLDTEFQAKVADFGFAKLVPEGVTHLTTRVKGTLGYLAPEYAMWGKVSESCDVYSFGILLLELISAQKPLQKLAGGVKREIRQWVAPYVRKGDFDHIADPRLRGKYDQEQLKRVTMVAMRCTEKDPESRPSMLEVVRWLKGRVGSRNKEIRIAKDDSTDHKYDEEAEEEEEDDETDFEVLGKEKFRT